In the Chaetodon trifascialis isolate fChaTrf1 chromosome 12, fChaTrf1.hap1, whole genome shotgun sequence genome, CTTACAGGTGCAGTCTCAAGTTCTGGACTCTGTATGTTCTTTTTAAGTTTGTGCACAAGATGTGGAAGTGCAGAGAGTGTGACATATTGTTGTCCACTCAGAAACACTGTGGCTGATTCAAAGGGCTCAAGGACCTGGTTCAGCTCCTCAATCAGATTCCACTGTTCAGGTTTGAGGTCCAGATAATGTTTCCCTCTCTGGGTCTCTGCTGGGTCGGAGAGTGTGGCAGTCACTGGCCATCTCTGTTCTTGTAGCCTGGACAACATGGCATAAGTGCTGTTCCAGCGTGTGGAGACATCTTGCACCAGCATGTTGTCCTTGCAACCCATTTGTTTCTGCTTGTCCTTCAACTTGGTGCATGCCAGTTCACTCTTTTTGAAGTGTTCGACAAGGCTTCTcgcagcagcaacacacttgGAGATAGCCTGGTGGAATTTCAGTGAGCTTTGCACAACCAAGTTGAGGGTGTGCCCTGCACATCTCACTGATGCCCATCCGTGTCTTCCTTCCAAAATCTTTGCTGCTGCTACGACATTGGCACCGTTGTCGTGGACGACAGCCTTGATTTTCTTTGCTGGAATGTCAAATGTGGCAATCACCTCCTCAATCCACTCTGCAAtatttgcagctgtgtgtctctCCTCAAGGGGCATTGTCGTCAGGGAGTGGGACACCATGTT is a window encoding:
- the LOC139339873 gene encoding E3 SUMO-protein ligase ZBED1-like; translation: MGVTCRYIGKNWNMVSHSLTTMPLEERHTAANIAEWIEEVIATFDIPAKKIKAVVHDNGANVVAAAKILEGRHGWASVRCAGHTLNLVVQSSLKFHQAISKCVAAARSLVEHFKKSELACTKLKDKQKQMGCKDNMLVQDVSTRWNSTYAMLSRLQEQRWPVTATLSDPAETQRGKHYLDLKPEQWNLIEELNQVLEPFESATVFLSGQQYVTLSALPHLVHKLKKNIQSPELETAPVSSFQTHATEQVTERWQGLLEFTPESPNITVLAAALDPRFRKLKFLAAEEVVKVQSAVQAMALGAKQQVRHPTASEHGADSTAQDSPPAAHAKRTTSFLDSDSTTSDEEQDEEHVDMLTFLHCNKVLL